agcccGCATTTGAGGCGTCCTGTACTTATTCGTTGTAATAACATTTTTTCtattgggaaatttgatatattgtaatgatgcatattttgtcatagttatttttgttgaggttgaatatttttcaaatattttacttatttttaggtttaatagttatttttgttgaataatatcgctattttatatttgaaaccacgaataattatcaaaatttgaacgaagagaaagtctatatatacataactgtaatgttaattacaaaaaatatacaatgtcccaataattacacatataatcagccgacattttggtaaaataaatcaacACACCACCGTTGACGAAACATAGCTATCCGGTCTGGCGTCACATCGGTCAATCCACGCtgcatcatgagatgctccacatactcaatgcaatagacgccacaatcaccactaaatgcaaaataaaatgtaaagtcagtctgacgtaaaacatattttaatactatagtacttttttatcgctATGTACCTGGTTGTTGACTTCGGAACTAAGTCGTGAGTGGCTCGAGTCGAGTGCATTTTTGGAAGCAACGTGATGTCCCTGTTAGTTAACGCCATAATCTGGTTGTTATGTGGAAATTCCCCGGTTGCAAGGATTAGCGAGGGCAGCAGTTCTCCCCAAGTCTTCAGGATGGGTTCCATGGCGGTCCAATGACAGACGCTGGAATCACAGTCgtagacattaattttccacagcTCTATGTCGACTTCAAGTGTGACCCAGTGCCTTGCCTCGGGAAGGTTcagaacgaagtaaataaactcgttacccctccatctctcaaagacttgggactgtaattacagagaacaacgaaataattaacaaaccataataatcctcccaaacaattaacatttaaaatcttactaaaacaataccttatgaACCCCTCTGCAGTAGTCCAGGATATAATCCTCCCACACAAAGTTTCTCCTCGAACCCTTGTGGCTCGTCCATGCACTGCTGATCATGCTGGTCACGAATGTGGAGAGAATGACACCCTTCTGAGGAAATGTCAGTGGATAGTCGGTGCGTCGCCTCCTCAGCATATGCATTGCTGCATCTATATGCTGCATATAAAGGGAAATGTcagttagacaaaaaaatatattaattgcacataaagttgtaaagtgaagtaatattataaaatactttacttacgtcatctgtaagccattcctttggtgtgagcattatccaaaagaatcctggaccgtaatcaccacttctcaaatcccgaagttggtggttcggaatgagtccaacacaccactttcggaaagtggttaacaatttctcatccggtggctccaggggatcaaaagtcaaagatggcctatgtctcctcttcatccccgtatagtcaccgaaccatacaggaggctttctcttcctcttctgacTCTTAACCACTGCAGGTTGTGCCTCTATCGACAGAATCTGACCCTGCGACTCGAtgtcatgtacatggataaCAGGTTGTGCCTCGATCGGAGTCGCTGGAGCTCCCTCATAAGGATCGTAGTCGTCGGGGAAGACCTCCTCCTCTTCTACTGGGGGTGAAGCAGCTGGTGGTGGGGTAGATGGATCTGCTGGGGCCTCCGGTGCTGAAGCTGTCGTTGTCAgacgattcaacatggccaatatgTCTCTGAGCTGCTCCATAATTACGTTCTGACCACCCTTCAGCTCTACATGGCTGGTCTCGTATGCCTTCTTCAGCTCGACATGAGCAGCATACAGACCCTGAGTGTCAGCCTCGATCCTATCCAACCTCGCCACTAAATCAGTGAACTCGGCACCCCGaacgcctgatgaagatggtgcactgggctgagattctgaaccagtggcctgaaaaaatatatatcaaaaaaatacggtaagcatacgataattccacaatgtaacaaatatcacaaaacaaaaacaataaaaaataaagacataaaaaaaaagttccaaaaattggtacctgagtgtctgggacctgagtctctggtacctgactacctgcctcagcctctgtgtcatccacaccatcatcaaccaggttctccacaccatcgtaagaTATGATCCTCACAAATTCCTCCTCCTCTGTCCGTGGAAGTAGCCCCTTCTCCACTTCAAGATTCTGTTTGtggttcaaaaaatatcaaaataaaaccatttagcatttattacaagcatttatgttaaataattattctgaacataagtgaaaatcatacccgtctagaaaataatgcgctgacgtctttcttcccaatatcgcctttgctcgtccagctaagcatcctggggaaccgaatcccgtggttcgtgccatacctcttcccaacctccaaaatggcctcatacgcccaatattgtactgcaggtgcgaagccatatgctgcgtatttgcactcgtgctgaacatccgaactcagcttcttctcgtagttggccttctgtttcaacatgtctttttgaagcgagtgcatgagtctggcgaatgagtgcttcccccaaggaatccGGAAGAAGAATTCGAGGTCTTCCACATATCTAAGTATGTGAGGCGTAATCAGCGCGTTTGCCTCGCGGCCCAGAAGCATtgactccacaaacaagcacaagccgagcttgtacaagtcttccgggTTCTGACAGTTTGTGAACCTATCTTGGAGTGCTTCTGTCTTCACACTATCAGACcggttgaaatatttgttgatcaatcggtctgaccccgagcgcgcgacctgcgcagccttctcctcttctgttggctccgaggagaagtccaggcctgtaatgagtgcaaactccAGCACCCCAAATCTGACCTCCTTCCGACCAACGTAAAACCGcatcctcaactcctcctgagcatccactttcattttgtggagcatcagctggtgaaataacaccgaggagAATGTCAAGGGTACGGCATTCCACAAGCTCCCGAAACGGCTTTCCTTCGCCGTGTTATTAAGGTTGAACTCCTCAAACTGAGCTttgatttttgcaaaaattccagtgcctctatatgtgacgcggccagtaaaatgctcgggtgctggaataatgagtctgggagccatctaaaaaatcaaagaccaaaaaaatttaaatgtcaaaaaagttaagaaatgtcgacataacatcgacatcatgtcgatattCTGTCGACATTATCAAACATTCATAACTGGTCGACAAATCATCGACATACAATCGACATGCTATCGACAATTATCATAAGAGCAGTGACACACGACCAACATCGACAACTTATCGACATACAGTCGACAAATCGTCGACATTATACCAATTAACTACCATACGAATCAACTCTAACTTCCCTATCGACAACCTATTAGTCGACAAATTATCGACATTCTAACAGTAAACTACCACAAGAATCAACTACAACTTATTATCGACAACCTATCGACACACTGTCGACAAATTGTCGACATTCTAACAGTAAACTACCAAAAGAATCAACTACAACTTATTATCGACAACCTATCGACATATAGTCGACAAATTGTCGACATTACATGGCAAAACTACATAACATCAAACAAAGGTAAAACCATCGACAAattgtcgacatgatgtcgacaaccTATCgacaacaatgttcaaacacatAAACAGAAACCTATACATAtcgatatcctatcgacattTCATCGATAATGCTGTAAAAACACACAAACACCATTGAAACATATCCAACATATACAACATGCAATTATTGACATCTAGATTCGCATATACAATCTAAAACAATGTTATCTGAAGAACATACACAAATTCGCATtgaaatttctaaaatttaaacAGAAAAAAACTTActgttggattggattggatcagtggTTCAGTGGTTCGTGGTCGTGGTCGTGGATCGCCGTGGGCCGCCGTGGGTCTTCGTCCTCTTCGTCGTCCTCGTGGGTTTCGTGGGTTCGTGGGTTCGTGGGTACCTGGGTTCGTGGGTTCCTGGGGTGAGGCCGGTTCGTGGGGTGAGGCCGTTTCGTGGGTTCGTGGGTTCGTGAGGGGTGAGGaggacagagagagagagagagggaacgtctgagagagagagaggaggacTGGTtcgtgaagagagagagagagagggaacgtcagaaagagagagggaacgTCTGAGAGAGGGAAAGTTTAATTtaggggtattttaggaatCTTTTAAAATTAGAggaataaatttgtacaaattataaaagggtataaattttgatataggttatattattaagggcaaataatgaaattttccttatttaataacttaaaataattattaaataatattgccatttaatatatttattaatttagacatataaagtattaattaattaataaacctagaatcttttttctttacaatttcgcccttgcttagtgaaaatttataaagtagacatagtctaacttttaaaattataattgattaattaaaatcaattaattgagtcatacaagcagtatggtctcaactagtatgggaaccatgggtgtatataaccaagcttccaataagtcgaaccgaatttaccaagtaaattcctgaacttattaattccttattgaatccactcttagaacttggaattgcactctcagtcatatagaacgctctatatgttccacgatatagatacgccattagttatccattgttataatcctaatttgatcaatgatcctctatatagatgatttacactgtaaagggattaaattaccgtaacaccctacaatgtattttatccttaaaacacttagccctgtataaatgatatttcagctaagtgaaatgagtactccaccatttatttttgtttggttaagctcgaaggaaatcatcctttactttctattcgccagatagaagctatagattccatatttatgttagcgctcccactgaattgcactactgtgttcccaaaatgtacgtatcaccctgacccaaaagtaggcttaactaacaaatcaaagaacacgaataacactcttgagattgaacctaatcatatcaggattaagatcatttgatctaggatcaacaggtgatattgaattgaatagatattacggtaaattctaagatatctaatcaaagttcaatatcggtcccttccgatgtatactccatacatccgatactggtaaatttTTCCAATGTCcaggaaaggacataacacttttcaaaTGTGCAAGAATACCTgacgctgattataccatgtcagtctaaatccagtgttctgacaaatcagggaataattttttgaacatataattaagattatattccactatgctgacaacactataatatttaacaaattcatatgttctggacttaaatagaattcatacattatatatataatcatgaaataaatcatgtgaaccatgcaacataaaatgttatttctgatctttattaataagtaaatcttattatattgaaatgggttttatttagggaacaAAACCGAAcatatacatgttctttgatttgttagttaagcctacttttgggtcaggggtgatacgtacattttgggaacatgatagtataattgagtggaagtgctaacataaatatggagtctataacttctataggaatttagaagtgaaacgatgatatcctttgagcttggctaaacagagataaatggtggagatctcatttcacttcgctgaaatagaatttatacagagctaagtgttttaaggataaaatacattgaaggtgtaacggtaatttagtgcctattcattgtagatcatctattagagggtcattgatcacattaggattataataatggataactagtgacgtatctatatcgtggaacatatagagcgttctatatgactgagagtgcaattctaagttctaagtgtggattcaataaggaattaataagttagggaatttacttggtaaattcggttcgacttattggaagctcggtttatataggcccatggtccccatactagttgagaccctactgcttgtaagactcgcttaattgattttaatcaatcaattataattctaaagttagactatgtctactttgtgaatttttactaagcaagggcgaaattgtaaagaaaagagattctaggtttatttattaattaagatactttatatgtctaattaataaatatattaaatgacaatattatttaataattaatttttagttattaaataattagaattggcatttaagtggttaaattggaaaattgacgtttttgagaaattggaattgaaaaatgataaaatggcaaaattgcaaagtgggcccaatccaacatcctatggccggTCACACTaagcttttatcatttattttttcattattttaatgccaaataaatctaacctaaacctaggtggttacctataaataggtagtgatggcttcaggaaaagatgatgcatctcattccttcagagaaaatcttctagccgccaccttctctcttcttttcttcttcaattttgaaatccttgagtgatagagtagtgcccacacacatcaagtggtatctcaatcatagtgtgtaagactgtaggagattccaatcaacaagaaggagaatcaacatcaaaagaaggagagaaagagatccaggttcagatctttgtgatgctctactatagaaaggaatcaaggactagagatctgaatggaaggagtcattatattccgctggaACCAATGTAAAGTTTCCTTAAACcgttatgtgtttatttcattgttttagaattcatattaggatggtaatgaaacatacatggtagtaaatctagatcctggtaaaatatttccaacacaagcacctccagtttttctgggaggcccggatgtcatgaaagccgagcaatggctaacaGTGATTACTAGAATCCTGAACTTTATGGGCGTCAGCGGTAACGATAGGGGTGTCTGTGCCACCTTTCAAtttcaagaagacgctctggtttggtgggacatggtcTCCATCATTAATGATGTTACGACaatgacctgggaaaagttccaggaacttttcaacgcaaagtattacaatgaagcagttAGAAGTGCTAAGAGAAAAGAATTCACCCAATTGACTCAGAAGGAAAATATGAGTGTTACTGAATACACAACTCAATTTGATCGTTTGGCTAGGTTGGCcttgggaattgtgccaaccgacttcagtaagaaggagaaaTATCTGGATGGGTTAAATGCAAAGATCAGACATGACTTCATGATTACTATTGACGACAGaaccacctatgctgaaatggtggataaggcactacgagctgagggcgcattGGGATGTATGGTAGAGTCTGGTGGGACTCCAATtgttggcggggctcctacccctcctgcaacAGGTTTTAGcaagggaggtagtggttcggccatagATAAGAAAAGAAAGGCATCCACTGCAACCAGTGGCTcgggtcagaacaagaggttctggggGAACCAGGGTAGAGATAATCGTCAGAGTGGCACCGAAACCCGATAcacttacccagagtgccccagttgtaagaAGCACCATCTGGGGAAGTGTAAAGGGCAGGGGTGCTTCCAGTGTGGCATGTCAGGgcattacaagagggattgtccccagctcaggACCGAGACACCAAAGACTGCAGCaaaacccactccagccagggtgttcgcgaTAACTCCAGCTGATGCAAAAGCCAGCCCCTCTGTGGTAACATGTCAACTCTCGGTCCAAAACTCTTATTTCTCTGTGTTGTTTGACTCTGAGGCCACTCATTCTTATGTGCGGCCAgaatttttagtaaattggatagactgAATGATAGTTATGaaacagggtttggaaccctactgcttcgcggagagttagttatctccaaaaggtggattaggtctatgccgatcagaatagaggATAGAGAGTTGAGTGCTGATTTGATAGAGATGAATTTAGTGGATTTttatattatactgggaatggatttcttgtccaagtactcagccagtattgattgtaagaggaagatggtaatcttccaacctgaaggtgaagaaccatttgttttTTTCGGTttggttcagggatctcggatcccagtaATCTCGGTGCTAACAGCTAG
This Cannabis sativa cultivar Pink pepper isolate KNU-18-1 chromosome 6, ASM2916894v1, whole genome shotgun sequence DNA region includes the following protein-coding sequences:
- the LOC133038832 gene encoding uncharacterized protein LOC133038832 — translated: MEQLRDILAMLNRLTTTASAPEAPADPSTPPPAASPPVEEEEVFPDDYDPYEGAPATPIEAQPVIHVHDIESQGQILSIEAQPAVVKSQKRKRKPPVWFGDYTGMKRRHRPSLTFDPLEPPDEKLLTTFRKWCVGLIPNHQLRDLRSGDYGPGFFWIMLTPKEWLTDDHIDAAMHMLRRRRTDYPLTFPQKGVILSTFVTSMISSAWTSHKGSRRNFVWEDYILDYCRGVHKSQVFERWRGNEFIYFVLNLPEARHWVTLEVDIELWKINVYDCDSSVCHWTAMEPILKTWGELLPSLILATGEFPHNNQIMALTNRDITLLPKMHSTRATHDLVPKSTTSGDCGVYCIEYVEHLMMQRGLTDVTPDRIAMFRQRWCVDLFYQNVG